One window of Triticum dicoccoides isolate Atlit2015 ecotype Zavitan chromosome 5A, WEW_v2.0, whole genome shotgun sequence genomic DNA carries:
- the LOC119303305 gene encoding cytochrome c oxidase subunit 6a, mitochondrial-like, which produces MASLAARSGLRSLAARARAPATGGRRMSSSAHDDAYETAKWEKITIMGAVTCTLLAAWNLSKGHPHFDEPPAYPYLHIRNKEFPWGPNGLFEVKHDH; this is translated from the exons ATGGCTTCCCTGGCGGCGAGATCCGGCCTCCGCTCGCTGGCGGCGCGCGCCAGGGCCCCGGCCACGGGCGGACGCCGCATGTCCTCCTCCGCCCACGACGACGCCT ATGAGACGGCCAAGTGGGAGAAGATCACCATCATGGGGGCCGTCACCTGCACCCTCCTGGCGGCCTGGAACCTCTCCAAGGGCCACCCCCACTTCGACGAGCCGCCG GCCTACCCATACCTGCACATCCGCAACAAGGAGTTCCCCTGGG GACCCAATGGCCTGTTTGAGGTCAAGCACGACCATTGA
- the LOC119303306 gene encoding uncharacterized protein LOC119303306 — MKTYHGVSPGGRRRSGSQIGASEEAAEMAGASRSRRRSQIAVTRPGRRSRSHIGASEEDEGLVRPGRRRRSQVGASEDRRRRRRRTSPEAPVPLPGDGDTPRNGGRCPPAPCESLPLDMLWEILLLLPPQPSSRLLASLVSRRWRGLATDPNFVRQFQARRRSWKPPLLGFFERRRKIVFNQDILYPPDRVPAERIHIPFGMASRGFEVLGCRGGRVLALHRVFRQLIVFAPITGEQRYFAVPAEFGQPSILYGAVLCAAGEQDHVHGHCHCSPFKVVLVSHKRDHQPQACVFSSETDTWSNIISTKYPCELHGDSVPATLIGNALYWLLSCNAIFWFDLDMQSLAVIMGPPGMNESGNYRIIKPEDGADGLAIAIFLFPNLQIWQRVVNSQGIATWFLRKTVEMHSTLGIPHQIRRKVWQDKVLGYDEDNDVIILYVDDSAYMLELKQMQSRKLNGTRSMKQCHPFTSFYPPDIAI; from the exons ATGAAAACCTACCACGGGGTTTCCCCAGGCGGCCGCCGCCGCAGCGGTTCTCAAATCGGCGCGAGCGAGGAGGCCGCCGAAATGGCCGGCGCTAGCCGCAGTCGCCGCCGCTCCCAGATCGCGGTGACCCGCCCCGGTCGCCGTAGCCGCTCCCATATCGGGGCGAGCGAGGAGGACGAGGGGCTGGTCCgccccggtcgccgccgccgctcccaaGTCGGGGCGAGCgaggatcgccgccgccgccgccgccgcacctctccGGAGGCGCCTGTCCCTCTGCCGGGTGACGGCGATACGCCGCGGAACGGCGGCCGCTGTCCTCCGGCCCCGTGCGAGTCGCTGCCGTTGGATATGCTTTGGGAGATCCTTCTCCTTCTGCCACCACAGCCGTCGTCCCGCCTGCTCGCATCCTTGGTCTCCAGGCGCTGGCGAGGCCTCGCCACCGACCCCAACTTCGTCCGCCAGTTCCAAGCCCGCCGCAGGAGCTGGAAGCCGCCCCTACTCGGCTTCTTCGAGCGCCGACGGAAGATCGTGTTCAACCAGGACATCCTGTACCCTCCCGACCGTGTCCCTGCTGAGCGCATCCACATCCCGTTCGGCATGGCCTCCCGCGGCTTTGAAGTTTTGGGGTGCCGTGGCGGTCGCGTGCTCGCCTTACACCGGGTGTTCAGACAGCTTATTGTGTTCGCTCCCATCACCGGCGAGCAGCGGTACTTCGCTGTTCCTGCCGAATTCGGGCAACCGTCCATCCTCTACGGGGCGGTGCTCTGTGCTGCTGGCGAGCAGGACCATGTGCACGGCCACTGTCATTGCAGCCCTTTCAAGGTTGTCTTGGTGTCTCACAAAAGAGATCATCAACCACAGGCTTGTGTTTTTTCCTCGGAGACTGACACATGGAGCAATATCATATCAACAAAGTATCCATGCGAGCTCCATGGTGATAGCGTTCCCGCGACCCTTATTGGCAATGCACTCTATTGGCTGCTTTCGTGCAATGCCATATTTTGGTTTGATTTGGATATGCAGAGCCTAGCTGTCATCATGGGGCCTCCTGGTATGAATGAATCTGGCAACTATAGGATCATCAAGCCAGAGGACGGCGCTGATGGCCTAGCCATAGCCATATTCCTCTTCCCGAACCTTCAGATCTGGCAGAGGGTGGTTAATTCTCAGGGTATTGCCACATGGTTTTTGCGGAAGACTGTTGAAATGCATAGCACTCTTGGGATCCCTCATCAGATTAGGAGAAAGGTGTGGCAAGACAAAGTGCTGGGGTATGATGAAGATAACGATGTGATCATCCTCTATGTGGATGACAGTGCCTACATGCTTGAACTTAAGCAAATGCAATCCAGGAAACTTAACGGAACCCGTTCTATGAAACAATGTCATCCTTTCACGAGTTTCTATCCGCCAG ACATAGCCATCTAA